AATATCGAGACCAGCAAGAAGATGGCACAACAATAATAATAATATTACGTGTTTAGCATTTCCCCCTGATACGCTGCTGACAAGGAACAGATCCTAGTTTCGTACTCAGAAGAGTCTTGTTGAACACCCTCTAAGTAGGGAGGAATTTTTAAATGAGTATCAAATCTGAATTATTGGCGGCAGCCGGGTCCGTGGCTGATGCCGCTGCTTATCTGGAAGCGGGAGCCGATGCACTGCTCGTCGGCGAAGATCGATTCGGCATGAGATTGCCCGGCAGTCTGACATTGGACGAAATAACTCAAGTCGTACAGCTTGCTCATGAGCGAGGAAGTAAAGTATACGTAAGCTTGAACAATTTGATGACGAATGATTTGCTGCCGGAGCTTCCAGCCTATGTTAAGGCACTGGGAGAGATCGAAGTAGACGCGGTGGAATTTAATGATCCATCGGTGCTCACTACCGTAAAAGAGTTGGCTCCACAGGTAAAACTTCATTGGAATGCAGAAATGACCGCCACCAACTACTCAACGGCCAATTATTGGGGAAGCAAAGGCGCATCCCGGGTTATTCTTGCGCGTGAATTAAATATGGATGAGGTAACCGACATGAAGCCTCAGCTTCAGCTGGAAGCACAGGTTCAGGTTCATGGCATGACAAACATCTATCATTCCAAGAGACGCCTGGTCAACAGCTATATGCAGCAGCAGGGCAGGCCCGTGAATGAGGGCAGCCTTGGCAAGGAGCGCGGTTTGTTTCTCATTGAAGCTGAGCGTCAAGAAGAGAAGTATCCGATCTATGAGGATATCAACGGAACCCATATTATGAGTTCGGAGGATATTTGCATTCTGGAGGATCTGCATCTCTTAATGGCAGCAGGCATTGACAGCTTTAAGGTAGAGACGCTGCTGAAGCCGCGGCATTACAATGAGCTGGTCATTCGAACTTATCGCCAAGCGATTGATCGATATGCTGCAGATGCTTCAACTTATGCATTTCAGGAAGAGTGGATGGACGGAATCCGCGCTATTCAGGATCCGGAACGTGAATTGTCATTTGGATTTTTCTATAAGGAACAAGTTTATTAAGGAGTGGACAGCATGGAAGCAATGGCACAGCCAAAGTATAAGGGCAGACGCTATCGCCTGGACAAGCCGGAATTGCTCGCCCCGGCTGGTAATTTGGAAAAATTGAAATTTGCGGTGCATTATGGCGCCGATGCGGTATATATTGGGGGTCAGAAATACGGCCTTCGTTCCAATGCGGACAACTTCAGCTTTGAAGAAATGAAAGAGGGCGTGGAGTTCGCCAAGAAATACGGCGCTAAAGTATTTGTAGCAACCAACATATATGCGCATAATGAGGACATTGAGGGAATTGAAACCTACCTGCGAAGTTTGGAGGAAGCCGGCATTGCGGCAATCATCGCTGCAGATCCGGCTATTATTGAGGTGGCCAAACGTGCTGCACCCAAGCTCGAAGTTCATCTGAGCACACAGCAATCCACATTGAATTGGCAGGCCGTGAAGTTCTGGAAGGACGAAGGATTGCCGCGGGTTGTACTGGGACGCGAGGCGAGCCTGGAGGAGATCGCAGCGATTAAAGAACATGTCGACATTGAGATCGAGGCCTTTATCCATGGCGCGATGTGCTCCTCGTTCTCCGGTCGCTGCGTGTTATCCAATCATTTTACGGATCGTGATTCCAATCGGGGCGGATGCTGCCAATCCTGCCGCTGGAAATACGATTTGTTTGTGGATGGAAGAGAAGATCAAGGCCAGTGGGTATCGGAAGAGCAGCAGTTGATAGAACAGCCGGCCCCTGCTCCGTCCCCATTCAAACCGGGCGTTACGCAGATCCCGCTGTTCCAGCCGGAAGACAACCAGTTTACGATGGGGTCGAAGGATCTCTGTATGCTCGAGCATATTCCGGATCTGATTGAGGTGGGAATCGACAGCTTCAAGATTGAAGGACGGATGAAATCGATCCATTACGTAGCGACTGTGGTCAATGTTTATAGACAGGCGATTGATTCCTATATGGCTGACCCTGAGCATTATGTATTGAAGCCGGAATGGATCGAGGAAATTAATAAAGCGGCCAATCGACCGCTGAATACCGGATTTTTCTATGATACACCGGATCATGAGGATCATATCTATGAACCGGAAGAGAAGGCGGTTCCTTATGACTTCGCCGGCTTGGTGATGGAGTATGATGAGAAATCGGGAACGGCCGTCATTCAGCAGCGAAACCACTTTAAGCCTGGGGATGAAATCGAGTTTTTTGGACCGGAAGGAACCTTCTTTAAGCAGTCAGTTGGTCCTATTAGGGATGAGAATGGCAATGAACTTGATGCAGCTCGCCATCCTTTGCAGCTTATTCGCATGAAGGTGGACCAGCCGGTGCGTCATTTTGATATGATGAGAAAACGCAAAGGAAAATAAAAATATAGTCACTTAGAACTACACAATTGAGAATCCGGGTCTGTGGATGGACCTTGGATTCTTTTTATTTGTAAAAAAATTAGGGATTAAGAATTATTTTTTTGCGAAAACCCAAAGGAAAACACCTCCAATTGTCGAAATAAAGAGTAACGAATACGTTTCAAGGGATTGGACCGACGTATTAATAATATGATTGTGGTAGGTGAACAGCTAATGTCAGAAGTTGAGCAGCATGATAAGAAGCCGAAAAAGAACAAGAAGCCCGGAGGAATTAAAGAGAAAAAGGAAAAACCTTCGGCATCAACAGGGATACATACTGCCAAGTCGTTCTTTTCAACCGTGGGAACGGCTATAAGCCGGATGCCGATGAACCCGGCGAAATCCGTCGGAATTCGGTTGTTCCTGATCTTTTTGTCAGCTATTGTATTTTTTGTTATCGTCTTGGGGTATCTGTCGTACGATAAGGCGAAGAGCACGATTGAGAAGAATGCTGCGAACGGCAATCAGCAGACGATCATTCAAACCTCTGAGAAAATCGACATCATTCTGGAGAAGTATGAGAATGCCGGTAGATCAATCTTCTATGACATTGAATTGCAGAAGTTATTGTCTGAATACACGGATAAAAAGTTAAGCGATTACGATTCGTTTACGGTGGAGCGCAGCATTCGCGATAAACTATCCAATCAGATTACATCGGATTCGTCGATCAGAGCCATTTATCTGATTCCTACCAAGGGAGAGAAGATCATATCGGCAGGTCAAACCTCGGAATCTTCGAAAACCGTCCTTGAGCAAAGCTGGTATGCCGAACTGAAGGAAGGCAACAAGAAGATAATATGGCTGCCAACGATGCAGAACAGCGGAGCTCCATATTTCACGATTGCCCGTTCTTTGGGGTCTATGAATGATCTGAATTCAACGTATGTCGTTATGTTTGAACTTAACGCCTCGGTACTGGATACGCAGCTGAAGGGAATCAACCTGGGCGAGAACGGCCAACTGCAATTGATCAGTCCGGAAGGCATCGTTGTCTCTTCCAGCGAGTCATCTATTGTGGGTTCGGAAACCGCCTGGACGTTTGCGAAGGAGTTTCCGGAGGACTCCAGAACGGATAACGTAAGAACCAAGGATGAGAACGGAAGTCAGGTTCTGGCGGTGTACAATACGCTCAGCACGAACGATTGGAAACTCGTAGGTTCTGTCCAAACCAGCGAGCTCACGAAGGATGCGTCAAGCATCCTGGTCATCACGCTTATCGTGGCTGCCATCGACGTTATTTTTGCCATTCTGATCGGGATTTGGATGGTAAGAATGATTGCCCGTCCATTAGGCAAGCTTAACCTGTTGATGAAGGAAGGCGCCAAAGGCAATTTGAATGTTCGTACAGATCATAAGAGCCAAGACGAAATCGGTCAGCTCTCCGCAAGCTTTAACGATATGATGGAGCAGATTACCGGACTCGTTCAGCAAACGAGCAATACCGCTCAGGAAGTGCTTAGAACGGCTACCGAGTTAAGCGATGCCTCGAAGAAGACGGCTATTTCCGCCAAAGAAATTGCCGTAGCTACCGAGGAAATTGCCAACGGTGCCAGCAGTCTGGCGGTTGAAGCCGAACGCGGCAGCGATCTGACCAACAACATCTCGAAGCAGATGCAAATTGTCGTTTCCGCCAACGAAGAGATGGGCAAATCGGCCCGTCACGTGGAAAGCGCGAGTGAGCTTGGAACGAAGCATTTGAGTGACTTGCTGGATAAGACCCATCAGACCGAAGATATGACCCGCTCGATGATGCATAAGGTCGATGGCTTGAAGGAGACGACTTCATCGGTTGTCAAAGTGCTTGACGTCCTTCAGAACATTACGAAGCAAACGAACATCCTCTCATTGAATGCAACCATCGAAGCGGCCCGTGCTGGGGCGGCTGGTAAAGGCTTTATGGTCGTGGCCGATGAAATTCGCCAGTTGGCAGACCAATCCAGGCAGTCCATCGATATGGTCAGCCAGATTACAGATCGCATCATGACCGAGATGAATGAAACCGTGCAGGTATTGCTGGACGCGAATCCACTCTTCAAGGGTCAGATGGATGCTGTTAAGGAAACGAACGATATCTTCGTATCCGTTCAGCAGCAGATGGTCGACTTTATTGAGTCTTTGGATTCGGTAACGCATTCGATTGATGAACTGAATGAATCTCAGAATGTACTTTCGGAAGCGATGAGTAATGTGAGTGCGGTAGCCGAAGAATCCTCTGCAACTTCGGAAGAAGTGGCTTCTCTCTCCACAGAGCAGCAGAGCGTCAGCAGTCAGCTGGTAAATCTATCATCGCAGCTGGAGAATGTATCGAATGAGCTGAAAGAGACTTTGTCTCGTTTTAGACTGTAAGATTGAATATATAATTCAAAGGCTGTTCCATCAGTTTAAGCTGATGGGGCAGCCTTTTTTCAGATTACAGAATTTATAAGTTTTCAGTGGAGCGAAAGCCATTCTGTATTTGCATTTATAGGTTTTGGGGCTCCCCGCAAAGTATTTGGAATAAGGAACGAAGCATAGACTCCACTTTGTGGGGGATTGTCTTGGGCTCCCCGCAAAGTATTGGAATAAGCATCGAAGCATAGGCTCCACTTTGTGGGGCTTTTTTTCGATATCGGATAAAAATAACTTTCAGAGGAGATGGGATTTTGGAAAAAATGCTAAGATTTCTGGAGAGCTCATTTTTGTAGAGAAGTGAACATGATTGAGTCAGGCTCCATATGGAAATAATGATGAGACATAGACCATATTGGAGGAGCAAGACATGAGGCTAATCCGAAATAAGCGAATTGCATACGGATGGCTGATACTGACGCTATTGATCGCCGTTTTGACGCTGCGTCTTGCATGGGTACAGCTTGTGATGAAGCATCAGCGGGTTCCCGGCAGCCGACATACGATGGTAGAGGCATCGCTCATACAGAGGGAGCGAGGCATTGTGCTGGATTCCGGTCGCGGACATTTTACGGATCGGAACGGAAAACCGCTCACGGGCAATCTCATCTGGGCAGCCGTGTTGTTTCCTGCAGGCGAGAAGGAACTGAAGAGCTCCCATAATCAGTTAGTGAAGCTGGCACGTATACTGGGAACAAATAAGGATCATTTGATACAGACCTGGGGCAAGCTAAAGGAGCCTGAATTGTGGCATGGAGATAATTCGCTCATTCCTCGATCCTTAACCAAAGATCAGATTGTGCAGATTCAAGAGCTTGATCTTCCCAAACTTAAGGTTCTTCCTTATGAGCAGCGGTACGGCAATCGCCAATCGGGAATGCAGTGGCTTGGTTTTGTGTCAGGTCAGCGTAAGGAAAGCCTGTTCTTTGACGATGATCCGGAGGTTACCGGAACTAGTGGATTAGAGAAAACGATGGATTCGTTGATACGTGGGGAAGGGCCGACCATCGTCTATTTTCCGGTTAACAGCACCAATGAGGTCATTCAGGATATTAAGCCGATGGTGAAGGCGCCTGATAATCGGTACTATCCGTTAAGGGTATCCACCACGATTGATATTGATATCCAACGAGGGATTGAGGCCATAACGGAGAAAGCGGGCATGAAAGAAGGGGCGGTTGTTGTGCTGGACGCTCGAAACGCGGATATCGTGGCTATGGTCTCCAGGCCATTCTATAATCCGGAGCAGATTCACCCGAAGGATGGCCAGTGGGAGAATCGCGGATTGAAAGCAGCCACGCCAGGTTCCATCTTCAAGCTAGTCACGGCCGCGGCCATACTTGAGAATGGTTTAAGCTCTGAAAGCGAACATTTCCATTGTGATGGCGAATACGGTAAGTTCGGAATGTCCTGCTGGAAAAAGGGAGGGCATGGAACGATTGATCTTCGCGAAGGCTTCGCGGAGTCATGCAACGTCGTATTTGCTACTCTAGCGGAGAGACTGTCAGCTCAGCAAATGGCGGAGGCGGCCTCCGCGCTGGGCTTCGGGCAAACGGTAGGCTGGAAATCCCGGCAGTTTTTAGGGCTTCGTTCCTTTGCGCCATTGGATCATGAAGAGAAGGGCACGGTTTTTTCCAACTCTGTGGACACCTCTGATGCAGGTGTTAGGGTCCAGACAGGCATAGGCCAAAGGGACGCTGCCGTATCCCCGCTGCAAGCAGCCAATGCGATGGTCACGCTTCTTCATGGCGGGGTGAAGACCAAGCCCCGTATTTTGCAGCAGATCCGGTATGCTAACGGCCAGCTGCTCCAGGATACGGATCCACTAAAGGAGCGGATATCTGGAAGGAGTATTTCCCGGGAAACCTCTTCCATCCTACTCGAGTGGATGGAGGATGTCGTCGAAGAGGGAACAGGCAGCTCATTAAAAAATCGCAAATGGACTCTTGCCGGTAAATCCGGAACGGCGCAGGTAACCATAAAAGGCCGTGCCCGAAACAACCAGTGGTTTGTCGGGTACGGCCCAGTGGAGAAGCCACGTTATGCCGTGGCTGTATTGGTTGAGAATCGAAGCCCGATCAGCAGCAATCAGG
Above is a window of Paenibacillus sp. FSL K6-1330 DNA encoding:
- a CDS encoding peptidase U32 family protein, encoding MSIKSELLAAAGSVADAAAYLEAGADALLVGEDRFGMRLPGSLTLDEITQVVQLAHERGSKVYVSLNNLMTNDLLPELPAYVKALGEIEVDAVEFNDPSVLTTVKELAPQVKLHWNAEMTATNYSTANYWGSKGASRVILARELNMDEVTDMKPQLQLEAQVQVHGMTNIYHSKRRLVNSYMQQQGRPVNEGSLGKERGLFLIEAERQEEKYPIYEDINGTHIMSSEDICILEDLHLLMAAGIDSFKVETLLKPRHYNELVIRTYRQAIDRYAADASTYAFQEEWMDGIRAIQDPERELSFGFFYKEQVY
- a CDS encoding U32 family peptidase, with protein sequence MEAMAQPKYKGRRYRLDKPELLAPAGNLEKLKFAVHYGADAVYIGGQKYGLRSNADNFSFEEMKEGVEFAKKYGAKVFVATNIYAHNEDIEGIETYLRSLEEAGIAAIIAADPAIIEVAKRAAPKLEVHLSTQQSTLNWQAVKFWKDEGLPRVVLGREASLEEIAAIKEHVDIEIEAFIHGAMCSSFSGRCVLSNHFTDRDSNRGGCCQSCRWKYDLFVDGREDQGQWVSEEQQLIEQPAPAPSPFKPGVTQIPLFQPEDNQFTMGSKDLCMLEHIPDLIEVGIDSFKIEGRMKSIHYVATVVNVYRQAIDSYMADPEHYVLKPEWIEEINKAANRPLNTGFFYDTPDHEDHIYEPEEKAVPYDFAGLVMEYDEKSGTAVIQQRNHFKPGDEIEFFGPEGTFFKQSVGPIRDENGNELDAARHPLQLIRMKVDQPVRHFDMMRKRKGK
- a CDS encoding methyl-accepting chemotaxis protein, which encodes MSEVEQHDKKPKKNKKPGGIKEKKEKPSASTGIHTAKSFFSTVGTAISRMPMNPAKSVGIRLFLIFLSAIVFFVIVLGYLSYDKAKSTIEKNAANGNQQTIIQTSEKIDIILEKYENAGRSIFYDIELQKLLSEYTDKKLSDYDSFTVERSIRDKLSNQITSDSSIRAIYLIPTKGEKIISAGQTSESSKTVLEQSWYAELKEGNKKIIWLPTMQNSGAPYFTIARSLGSMNDLNSTYVVMFELNASVLDTQLKGINLGENGQLQLISPEGIVVSSSESSIVGSETAWTFAKEFPEDSRTDNVRTKDENGSQVLAVYNTLSTNDWKLVGSVQTSELTKDASSILVITLIVAAIDVIFAILIGIWMVRMIARPLGKLNLLMKEGAKGNLNVRTDHKSQDEIGQLSASFNDMMEQITGLVQQTSNTAQEVLRTATELSDASKKTAISAKEIAVATEEIANGASSLAVEAERGSDLTNNISKQMQIVVSANEEMGKSARHVESASELGTKHLSDLLDKTHQTEDMTRSMMHKVDGLKETTSSVVKVLDVLQNITKQTNILSLNATIEAARAGAAGKGFMVVADEIRQLADQSRQSIDMVSQITDRIMTEMNETVQVLLDANPLFKGQMDAVKETNDIFVSVQQQMVDFIESLDSVTHSIDELNESQNVLSEAMSNVSAVAEESSATSEEVASLSTEQQSVSSQLVNLSSQLENVSNELKETLSRFRL
- a CDS encoding penicillin-binding protein 2 encodes the protein MRLIRNKRIAYGWLILTLLIAVLTLRLAWVQLVMKHQRVPGSRHTMVEASLIQRERGIVLDSGRGHFTDRNGKPLTGNLIWAAVLFPAGEKELKSSHNQLVKLARILGTNKDHLIQTWGKLKEPELWHGDNSLIPRSLTKDQIVQIQELDLPKLKVLPYEQRYGNRQSGMQWLGFVSGQRKESLFFDDDPEVTGTSGLEKTMDSLIRGEGPTIVYFPVNSTNEVIQDIKPMVKAPDNRYYPLRVSTTIDIDIQRGIEAITEKAGMKEGAVVVLDARNADIVAMVSRPFYNPEQIHPKDGQWENRGLKAATPGSIFKLVTAAAILENGLSSESEHFHCDGEYGKFGMSCWKKGGHGTIDLREGFAESCNVVFATLAERLSAQQMAEAASALGFGQTVGWKSRQFLGLRSFAPLDHEEKGTVFSNSVDTSDAGVRVQTGIGQRDAAVSPLQAANAMVTLLHGGVKTKPRILQQIRYANGQLLQDTDPLKERISGRSISRETSSILLEWMEDVVEEGTGSSLKNRKWTLAGKSGTAQVTIKGRARNNQWFVGYGPVEKPRYAVAVLVENRSPISSNQATDIFGQVSDFLASVESASGSA